Proteins encoded by one window of Salvia splendens isolate huo1 chromosome 14, SspV2, whole genome shotgun sequence:
- the LOC121764498 gene encoding putative UPF0496 protein 5 — MKPSIPPPPPIITPHQPIPVMAEEFVSAFADVQKDDSNNEKLVDIVRSHYENSLISLAFCSTLQRRLNTDPPSLFHKSFLDNISRIVADHSTIETTLKPMHDGFVKDLDSIDFSQKVSAVFFVAAVIIFTAASAIATANANPKWAWAAVAGVATAAPTASIVFGALGKWRHSVLNKSETAVKKQREITTRMIKAADYGIKDLKSIEMVAKKLESSYSKRRSEELLQKVKNYNDEIKWVKQKVLDIIIKP, encoded by the coding sequence ATGAAGCCGTCAattcctcctccgccgccgatcATCACACCTCACCAGCCAATTCCCGTCATGGCTGAAGAATTTGTTTCTGCATTTGCCGATGTGCAGAAGGACGATTCGAATAATGAGAAATTGGTGGATATTGTCCGCAGCCACTATGAGAACAGCCTCATCTCCCTCGCGTTCTGCTCAACTCTCCAACGCCGTCTCAACACTGATCCTCCTTCCCTCTTCCACAAATCCTTCCTTGATAATATATCCCGTATCGTTGCAGACCACTCCACGATAGAGACTACGCTTAAACCGATGCACGATGGCTTCGTCAAGGACCTCGATAGCATCGATTTCTCCCAGAAGGTGTCTGCTGTTTTCTTCGTCGCAGCGGTCATAATCTTCACGGCCGCGAGTGCGATTGCTACTGCGAACGCCAATCCCAAGTGGGCATGGGCGGCAGTGGCTGGGGTCGCGACGGCTGCCCCCACGGCCTCCATCGTGTTTGGAGCGCTCGGAAAATGGCGCCATTCAGTACTCAACAAGAGTGAGACTGCAGTAAAGAAACAAAGGGAGATCACCACACGTATGATTAAGGCCGCCGATTACGGCATAAAAGATCTGAAATCCATCGAAATGGTAGCGAAAAAGCTGGAGTCCTCTTACAGCAAAAGGAGATCTGAAGAATTACTACAAAAAGTTAAAAACTACAATGATGAGATCAAGTGGGTTAAACAAAAAGTGCTTGATATTATTATCAAGCCCTAA